The following coding sequences are from one Pedosphaera parvula Ellin514 window:
- a CDS encoding beta strand repeat-containing protein, which produces MTDVKLGGCGSRMRGVLFVLGLLFALATSETRAVVLENGIDPANLGKGDWIYILSNATSQHGGLDGLMAYEKSQGVNYLILKAGDGSDLYPSSASPQFASNVVDSAHAAGLKIFGYTRSFGTNIPGELAIITNAISLGADGYVIDAEQEWESQILPNNDTAALQLLQPIKAAFPNRFLGYSPQMYIHFHSTFPYSKFGIYSDAAMPQAYWKSFDITPTQCLSDLATEWQNWQNSLTGTNRNAIKPIAPVAQGYTPGTDPVTAAEITEFCNFAKIGASPITAGIKSINYFRSELHATEMWDAIRTNSIGDKQPVAPFVYRVQATNITDTSATITWVSDSNADSIVDYGRGPAYSNSSSNSILSTSHTMIISGLTQTNLYHFRVRSKLGSSTNVTYSGDFTFTTRIAGFVPDIILDNTNAAVVGTWTTGTSSTDRYGADYRSRGVGTGANFLVYNPSITQAGLYQIFETHPQGSNRSTNTPHIVTFFGGVATNFVNQAVGGGVVGGKFNSLTTVYFQAGTNGSVKITDAFTSTNGLQVMADAIKFVYVGQPAPPNITAQPIGTTVSPGSSVTFAAAASGLAPLAYQWQLNGDNIPGATNATHVRANVQVADAGTYTVVASNPGGSTESIDAILNVTAAPSITGQPVSLVVNPGDPASFTVAASGSPAPTFQWWFAGAPIADATDSTFALTSAQSNQAGNYWVVASNAAGSVTSSIVSLTVTTPPAIAAQPISQIVTNGDNVIFSVVAIGTVPLSYQWTFNGASIFGATNSSLPIVNAQANNAGTYAVVVSNVAGSVTSSNASLTVNIPAGFVADIIVDNTNATVVGAWSTNATATDRFGADYRFRTVGTGANSLLYKPTIIQAGLYQIFETHPQGSNRSTNTPHIITFSGGVLTNFVNQAVGGGVAGGKFNPLTTVYFQAGTNGSVKISDASPIANGLQVMADAIKFVYVGQPAPPTITSQPLGGTVNPGTNVVFTVTASGTAPLTYQWQFNGNNIPGATNATYVRSNVQLADAGTYTVLVSNPGGSTQSADAVLNLNAAPSITGQPVSLVVNPGDPASFTVAADGSPAATFQWWFAGAPIADATDSTFALASAQPNQSGNYWVVASNAAGSVTSSIVSLTVNIPAGIAQQPVSQSVTLGGNATFSVTATGTAPLGYQWTFNGAPIIGASASSYTILNAQTNKAGSYAVVVSNVAGTVTSSTVSLTVNIPAGIAQQPVSQSVTLGGNATFSVTATGTAPLGYQWSFNGAPIFGATDSSYTILNAQTNNAGSYAVLVSNVAGTVTSSTVSLAVNIPPSIDLPPVSQSVTIGSNAVFSVTATGTAPMGYQWIFDGAPISSATDSSYSVLNAQTNNAGSYAVVVSNVAGSVTSSIVSLTVNIPPDISQQPVSQTVTMGGNTTFSVAATGAPAPTFQWWFAGAPIATATDSTNMLVNVQPNQAGDYWVVASNVAGSVTSSIVSLIVNIPAGIAQQPISQSVTLGGNATFSVTATGTAPLGYQWTFNGLPIAGATDSSLTMVNVQTDNAGSYAVVVSNVAGSVTSSIASLAVNIPPSITQQPISHGVTIGSNATFSVTATGTAPLGYQWSFNGAPIFGATDSSYTIVNAQTNNAGSYAVLVSNVAGTVTSSTVSLAVNIPPSIDLPPVSQSVTIGSNAVFSVTATGTAPMGYQWIFDGAPISSATDSSYSVLNAQTNNAGSYAVVVANVAGSVTSSIVSLTINIPPSITQEPVSQIVTVGNNATFTVAADGSPAPTFQWWFAGAPIADATQSSFALANAQPNQAGEYWLVASNVAGSVTSSIVSLTVNIPAGIDQQPISQSVTIGGNATFSVTATGTAPLNYQWSFNGLPIPGATDSSYSVLNAQTSNAGSYAVVVSNVAGSVVSSIVSLAVNIPPSITQQPVSQTIIKGSTATFSVTTTGTAPMGYQWRFNGLPIAGATDSSYSVLNAQTTNAGSYAVVVSNVAGSVTSSTVSLVVNVPPSITQQPISQAVIINGDVTFSVTATGTALMGYQWSFNGSPIPGATASSYTVSKVKKKDTGSYSVVISNVAGSITSANAELTIAKKNQADVQMMSVLPDTRVHLTIAGTPGVTYMIEGSSDLVKWVELGAVVSTNGTIDLSDTAASNPSVNFFRTRQMAEPATEAK; this is translated from the coding sequence GAATGGGAGAGCCAGATACTGCCTAATAACGACACTGCTGCATTGCAGTTGCTGCAGCCGATCAAGGCTGCCTTTCCCAACCGGTTCCTGGGTTATTCTCCGCAAATGTATATCCACTTTCACAGCACGTTTCCGTACTCCAAATTCGGCATCTATTCTGATGCAGCAATGCCCCAGGCTTATTGGAAGAGTTTCGACATTACCCCCACCCAGTGTTTGAGTGATCTGGCAACGGAATGGCAAAACTGGCAGAACAGCCTGACCGGCACGAACCGAAACGCCATCAAGCCGATTGCTCCAGTGGCTCAAGGCTATACTCCTGGAACTGACCCTGTGACGGCGGCGGAAATCACTGAGTTTTGCAATTTCGCAAAAATCGGAGCGAGCCCTATAACCGCAGGTATCAAGTCGATTAATTACTTTCGCTCAGAATTGCATGCTACAGAAATGTGGGATGCCATACGCACGAACAGCATCGGAGACAAGCAACCGGTTGCTCCGTTTGTTTATCGTGTGCAGGCGACCAACATTACCGATACTTCCGCTACGATTACCTGGGTTTCTGATTCAAACGCGGACAGCATTGTGGATTATGGTCGTGGTCCAGCATATTCGAATTCAAGTTCTAATTCCATACTGTCGACCAGCCACACAATGATTATTAGCGGTCTGACACAAACCAATCTTTATCACTTCCGTGTCCGGTCGAAACTTGGCAGCAGCACCAATGTCACCTATTCGGGAGATTTCACTTTCACCACCAGGATTGCAGGCTTCGTGCCCGATATCATTCTTGATAACACAAACGCCGCGGTGGTTGGCACCTGGACCACCGGGACAAGTTCAACCGATCGATATGGTGCCGATTATCGGTCCCGTGGCGTTGGTACCGGCGCCAATTTTCTGGTCTACAACCCCAGCATTACGCAGGCCGGACTTTACCAAATTTTCGAAACCCATCCGCAGGGAAGCAATCGATCAACGAATACTCCACATATAGTTACTTTCTTCGGTGGGGTGGCCACCAATTTTGTGAATCAGGCGGTGGGCGGTGGTGTGGTTGGTGGTAAATTTAATTCGCTCACAACCGTTTACTTCCAGGCGGGAACAAACGGCAGTGTAAAGATTACCGATGCCTTCACCAGCACTAACGGCCTGCAGGTCATGGCTGATGCGATCAAGTTCGTGTACGTGGGGCAGCCTGCACCTCCCAACATCACTGCCCAGCCCATTGGAACGACTGTGAGCCCCGGTTCCAGTGTAACGTTTGCGGCGGCTGCTTCGGGACTGGCTCCACTGGCCTATCAATGGCAATTGAACGGGGATAATATTCCCGGTGCCACCAATGCAACGCATGTGCGCGCGAATGTGCAGGTGGCGGATGCGGGGACTTACACCGTGGTGGCAAGCAATCCTGGTGGCAGTACAGAAAGTATCGATGCCATCCTGAACGTAACGGCTGCTCCATCCATCACCGGGCAACCGGTCAGCCTGGTCGTAAATCCAGGCGATCCTGCCTCTTTCACCGTGGCCGCCAGCGGATCTCCGGCTCCCACATTCCAGTGGTGGTTCGCAGGAGCGCCAATTGCAGACGCAACCGATAGCACGTTTGCGCTGACGAGTGCGCAATCCAACCAGGCAGGCAATTATTGGGTGGTGGCATCCAATGCTGCAGGGAGTGTGACGAGCTCGATTGTGAGTTTAACCGTTACTACTCCTCCAGCTATTGCCGCGCAGCCGATAAGCCAGATTGTCACGAATGGCGATAATGTGATCTTCAGTGTGGTGGCGATCGGCACGGTACCGCTGAGCTATCAATGGACTTTCAATGGGGCATCGATCTTTGGTGCGACGAATAGCAGCTTGCCCATAGTAAATGCACAGGCGAATAACGCAGGGACTTATGCCGTGGTGGTGTCCAACGTTGCCGGAAGTGTGACCAGCTCGAATGCGAGTTTGACGGTTAATATTCCTGCTGGCTTCGTGGCCGATATCATTGTTGATAACACGAATGCAACTGTCGTTGGCGCGTGGAGCACCAATGCCACTGCAACGGATCGATTTGGTGCCGATTATCGTTTCCGCACAGTTGGTACCGGAGCCAATTCTCTGCTTTACAAGCCAACAATTATCCAGGCCGGGCTTTACCAGATTTTTGAAACCCATCCGCAGGGAAGCAATCGATCAACGAATACTCCACATATAATTACTTTCTCTGGTGGTGTGCTCACCAATTTTGTGAATCAGGCGGTGGGCGGTGGTGTGGCGGGTGGCAAATTTAATCCGCTCACAACCGTTTACTTCCAGGCGGGAACAAACGGCAGTGTAAAGATTAGCGACGCTTCCCCCATCGCGAATGGGCTGCAAGTCATGGCTGATGCGATCAAGTTCGTGTACGTGGGACAGCCTGCACCTCCCACCATCACATCCCAGCCACTGGGAGGGACTGTGAACCCGGGGACCAATGTGGTGTTTACGGTGACAGCTTCAGGGACCGCGCCACTGACCTATCAATGGCAATTCAATGGGAATAACATTCCCGGTGCGACTAATGCCACCTATGTACGCTCAAATGTGCAGCTCGCGGATGCGGGGACTTACACTGTGCTGGTGAGCAATCCAGGCGGCAGCACACAAAGTGCCGATGCAGTGCTAAATCTAAACGCCGCTCCATCCATCACCGGGCAACCGGTCAGCCTGGTCGTAAATCCAGGCGATCCTGCCTCTTTCACCGTGGCCGCCGATGGATCTCCGGCTGCCACATTCCAGTGGTGGTTCGCAGGAGCGCCAATTGCAGACGCAACCGATAGCACGTTTGCGCTGGCGAGTGCCCAACCGAACCAGTCAGGCAATTATTGGGTGGTGGCATCCAATGCTGCCGGGAGTGTGACGAGCTCGATTGTGAGTCTGACTGTTAATATTCCGGCTGGTATTGCCCAGCAGCCAGTAAGTCAGAGTGTGACCCTTGGTGGCAATGCGACCTTCAGCGTGACTGCCACAGGCACAGCGCCGCTAGGTTATCAATGGACTTTCAATGGAGCGCCAATCATTGGTGCCAGTGCCAGCAGCTACACCATATTGAATGCCCAAACCAACAAGGCGGGCAGTTACGCCGTGGTGGTATCCAATGTTGCGGGAACTGTAACGAGCTCGACTGTGAGTCTGACTGTTAATATTCCGGCTGGCATCGCCCAGCAGCCAGTAAGTCAGAGTGTGACCCTTGGCGGCAATGCGACCTTCAGCGTGACAGCCACCGGCACAGCGCCGTTGGGCTATCAATGGAGTTTCAATGGAGCACCGATCTTTGGTGCGACCGACAGCAGCTACACAATATTGAATGCACAAACCAACAACGCTGGCAGCTATGCAGTGTTGGTATCCAATGTTGCGGGAACTGTAACGAGCTCGACTGTGAGCCTGGCCGTCAATATTCCTCCCAGCATCGACCTGCCGCCAGTAAGCCAGAGTGTCACGATTGGCAGCAATGCAGTCTTCAGCGTGACGGCCACGGGCACGGCACCGATGGGCTATCAATGGATTTTTGACGGGGCACCGATTAGTTCCGCCACCGACAGCAGCTACAGTGTATTGAATGCGCAAACAAATAATGCAGGCAGTTATGCCGTGGTTGTATCGAATGTTGCCGGAAGTGTGACGAGCTCGATTGTGAGTCTGACCGTTAATATTCCTCCAGACATTTCGCAACAGCCAGTGAGCCAGACTGTCACCATGGGCGGCAATACCACCTTCAGCGTGGCAGCGACCGGCGCTCCCGCTCCCACATTCCAGTGGTGGTTCGCGGGTGCTCCCATTGCCACCGCAACCGATAGCACCAATATGCTGGTCAATGTGCAACCCAACCAGGCCGGTGATTACTGGGTGGTGGCATCCAACGTTGCTGGGAGTGTAACGAGCTCGATTGTGAGTTTAATTGTCAATATTCCTGCTGGCATCGCCCAGCAGCCAATCAGCCAGAGTGTGACCCTTGGTGGCAATGCGACCTTCAGCGTGACTGCCACAGGCACGGCGCCGCTAGGTTATCAATGGACTTTCAATGGGTTGCCAATCGCTGGCGCGACCGATAGCAGCTTGACCATGGTAAATGTGCAAACGGATAATGCGGGCAGTTACGCCGTGGTGGTATCCAATGTTGCCGGCAGTGTAACGAGCTCGATTGCCAGCCTGGCCGTCAATATTCCTCCAAGCATTACCCAGCAGCCCATAAGTCATGGAGTCACGATCGGCAGCAATGCGACCTTCAGCGTGACGGCCACCGGCACAGCGCCGTTGGGCTATCAATGGAGTTTCAATGGAGCGCCGATCTTTGGTGCGACCGACAGCAGCTACACCATAGTGAATGCCCAAACCAACAACGCTGGCAGCTATGCAGTGTTGGTATCCAATGTGGCGGGAACTGTAACGAGCTCGACTGTCAGTCTGGCCGTCAATATTCCTCCCAGCATCGACCTGCCGCCAGTAAGCCAGAGTGTTACGATCGGCAGCAATGCAGTCTTCAGCGTGACGGCCACGGGCACGGCACCGATGGGTTATCAATGGATTTTTGACGGGGCACCGATTAGTTCCGCCACCGATAGCAGCTACAGTGTATTGAATGCGCAAACAAATAATGCAGGCAGTTACGCCGTGGTGGTAGCGAATGTTGCCGGAAGTGTGACGAGCTCGATTGTGAGTCTGACCATCAATATACCCCCGAGCATTACACAGGAGCCTGTAAGCCAGATTGTTACTGTAGGCAACAATGCAACCTTCACCGTGGCTGCCGATGGATCTCCCGCCCCCACATTCCAGTGGTGGTTCGCAGGTGCTCCGATTGCGGACGCCACACAGAGCAGCTTTGCACTGGCCAATGCGCAACCCAACCAGGCAGGCGAGTATTGGCTGGTGGCATCCAACGTTGCGGGGAGCGTGACGAGCTCAATTGTGAGTCTGACTGTTAATATTCCGGCTGGTATTGACCAGCAGCCAATCAGCCAGAGTGTAACCATTGGTGGCAATGCGACCTTCAGCGTGACTGCCACGGGCACGGCGCCGCTGAATTATCAATGGAGCTTTAACGGGTTACCAATCCCTGGCGCTACCGACAGCAGCTACAGTGTATTGAATGCGCAGACAAGTAATGCGGGCAGTTACGCCGTGGTGGTATCCAATGTTGCCGGAAGCGTGGTGAGCTCAATTGTGAGTCTGGCCGTCAATATTCCTCCAAGCATTACGCAGCAGCCGGTCAGCCAGACTATCATCAAGGGCAGTACTGCCACCTTCAGCGTGACGACCACCGGCACAGCCCCGATGGGCTATCAATGGAGATTCAATGGTTTACCAATCGCTGGCGCTACCGACAGCAGCTACAGTGTATTGAATGCGCAAACAACTAATGCGGGCAGTTACGCTGTGGTGGTATCCAACGTTGCCGGGAGCGTGACAAGTTCGACTGTGAGTCTGGTTGTCAATGTTCCTCCGAGCATTACTCAGCAGCCAATAAGCCAGGCTGTTATCATAAACGGCGATGTCACCTTCAGTGTGACGGCCACCGGCACGGCGCTGATGGGTTATCAATGGAGCTTCAACGGATCGCCAATTCCTGGTGCCACCGCCAGCAGCTACACCGTTTCAAAGGTCAAAAAGAAAGATACAGGCAGCTACTCAGTGGTGATAAGCAACGTGGCAGGTTCCATTACCAGTGCCAATGCGGAGCTCACAATCGCGAAGAAGAATCAGGCAGATGTTCAAATGATGAGCGTGTTGCCAGACACGCGGGTGCACTTAACCATCGCAGGCACCCCGGGCGTTACTTACATGATCGAGGGATCATCCGACCTGGTGAAGTGGGTGGAGTTGGGGGCCGTGGTGAGCACAAACGGAACGATCGACCTCAGCGATACTGCAGCATCCAATCCGTCGGTGAACTTTTTCAGAACCCGACAGATGGCAGAACCAGCGACCGAGGCCAAATAG